One part of the Amphiura filiformis chromosome 5, Afil_fr2py, whole genome shotgun sequence genome encodes these proteins:
- the LOC140152822 gene encoding uncharacterized protein isoform X1 → MTDLKAEVDLLNDKWGELMRAKDVNGLAEMYTEDCKYMPPNSPVIEGKEGVKKVYEGFFEAGAADGKLVSNEVGPSGDSHVFMRGVYDVYKADGSELEKGKMVMIFKRVNGKLLIYIDIDNTF, encoded by the exons ATGACAG ACTTGAAGGCAGAAGTCGACCTACTCAATGACAAGTGGGGTGAATTGATGAGAGCGAAAGATGTCAACGGTTTAGCGGAGATGTACACGGAAGACTGCAAATATATGCCTCCAAACAGCCCAGTTATTGAGGGAAAAGAAG GTGTGAAGAAAGTCTATGAGGGTTTCTTTGAAGCTGGCGCTGCTGACGGTAAATTAGTGAGCAACGAAGTAGGACCTAGCGGGGATAGCCATGTATTCATGAGAGGGGTATATGATGTATACAAAGCTGATGGGTCGGAATTGGAAAAAGGAAA GATGGTGATGATATTTAAACGAGTCAATGGCAAACTCCTGATTTACATCGATATTGATAACACATTTTGA